One genomic window of Geodermatophilus sp. DSM 44513 includes the following:
- a CDS encoding serine hydrolase → MTLGFAVLDRLTGEYADNGPAAHQRIESASVVKVFMADSLLRRRDLGQIVLRPADLDALGRVLRSSDDAAANRFWSGYGANGLVSDVIARYGLGETGLTSNVRYWGNTLITAHDVVRYYDGLLSGAGGLSAGSRDFVLDQLRQSTPRGTDGHWQWFGLRDGLPGEGVIAQKQGWMCCVNGSVYRHSTGVVGPDARFVVAALAREPSVRGGPHLEAAVTAAVRQSFPEGHTPRLTGIDQAWLRTGGRGGRLGPPVAPEVGTAGGAGAFRWYQRGAVYWSPPTGAHWLAGGILDAWVAQGFETGRLGFPVTDEVALPGGAFSWFQRGAVYWSPPTGAHWVTGGILDAWVAQGFETGPLGYPVTDEVALPGGRGAFSWFQGGAVYWSPSTGAHWTTGAVLDAWVAQGFETGPLGHPVGDHVTTPDGAFTWFEGGAVYWSPSTGAHRITGAVLDAWVAQGFETGPLGYPTSDPYPVPGGTRTDFEGGSLVLDADTDRVTTVSGPAA, encoded by the coding sequence GTGACACTCGGCTTCGCCGTCCTCGACCGGTTGACCGGGGAGTACGCCGACAACGGGCCGGCGGCGCACCAGCGGATCGAGTCGGCGTCGGTCGTCAAGGTGTTCATGGCCGACAGCCTGCTGCGCCGCCGCGACCTCGGGCAGATCGTCCTCCGGCCGGCCGACCTGGACGCCCTGGGTCGCGTGCTCCGCTCGTCGGACGACGCCGCCGCCAACCGGTTCTGGAGCGGCTACGGGGCCAACGGCCTGGTGAGCGACGTGATCGCGCGCTACGGGCTGGGCGAGACCGGGTTGACCTCCAACGTCCGGTACTGGGGCAACACCCTGATCACCGCCCATGACGTGGTCCGCTACTACGACGGCCTGCTCAGCGGCGCCGGCGGGCTGTCGGCCGGCAGCCGGGACTTCGTCCTGGACCAGCTGCGGCAGTCCACCCCGCGCGGCACGGACGGCCACTGGCAGTGGTTCGGCCTGCGCGACGGGCTCCCCGGCGAGGGCGTCATCGCCCAGAAGCAGGGCTGGATGTGTTGCGTCAACGGGTCGGTGTACCGGCACTCCACCGGGGTCGTCGGGCCGGACGCGCGCTTCGTGGTCGCCGCGCTGGCCAGGGAGCCGTCGGTGCGGGGTGGCCCCCACCTGGAGGCGGCGGTCACCGCAGCGGTGCGCCAGTCCTTCCCCGAGGGACACACCCCCCGGCTGACCGGCATCGACCAGGCCTGGCTGCGCACCGGCGGCCGGGGCGGGCGCCTGGGCCCGCCGGTGGCGCCCGAGGTGGGGACCGCCGGTGGCGCCGGTGCCTTCCGCTGGTACCAGCGGGGGGCGGTCTACTGGTCGCCGCCGACGGGCGCGCACTGGCTGGCTGGCGGCATCCTCGACGCCTGGGTCGCCCAGGGCTTCGAGACCGGCCGCCTGGGCTTCCCGGTCACCGACGAGGTCGCCCTGCCCGGCGGCGCCTTCTCCTGGTTCCAGCGCGGGGCGGTCTACTGGTCGCCGCCGACCGGCGCGCACTGGGTGACCGGCGGCATCCTCGACGCCTGGGTCGCCCAGGGCTTCGAGACCGGACCGCTCGGCTACCCGGTCACCGACGAGGTCGCCCTGCCCGGCGGCCGCGGCGCGTTCTCCTGGTTCCAGGGGGGCGCGGTCTACTGGTCGCCGTCCACCGGGGCACACTGGACGACCGGGGCCGTCCTCGACGCCTGGGTCGCCCAGGGCTTCGAGACCGGACCGCTCGGCCACCCGGTCGGCGACCACGTCACGACCCCGGACGGCGCCTTCACCTGGTTCGAGGGGGGCGCGGTCTACTGGTCGCCGTCCACCGGGGCGCACCGGATCACCGGGGCCGTCCTCGACGCCTGGGTCGCCCAGGGCTTCGAGACCGGACCGCTCGGCTACCCGACCAGCGACCCGTACCCGGTGCCGGGCGGGACCCGCACCGACTTCGAGGGCGGCAGCCTGGTCCTCGACGCGGACACCGACCGGGTGACGACGGTGTCCGGGCCCGCCGCATGA
- a CDS encoding biotin carboxylase N-terminal domain-containing protein produces the protein MQKVLIANRGEIAVRVARACRDAGLTSVAVYAEPDRDALHVRTADEAYALGGTTPGDSYLVIDKVLAAAEQSGADAVHPGYGFLSENADFARAVIDAGLTWIGPSPEAIVALGDKVQARHIATRVGAPLVPGTTDPVSGADEVIAFAEEHGLPVAIKAAFGGGGRGLKVARTTDEIPELFDSAVREAVAAFGRGECFVERFLDQPRHVEAQVLADTHGTVIVVGTRDCSLQRRNQKLVEEAPAPFLTDEQRERIHSSAKAICAEAGYSGAGTVEYLVGADGSISFLEVNTRLQVEHPVSEETSGLDLVRQQFRIAEGLPLEVTEDPTPRGHSIEFRINAEDAGRGFVPAPGPVTRLEVPQGPGVRWDSGVEAGGEVAGAFDSMLAKLVVTGATRTEALERARRALDELVVEGMPTVVPFHRAVVRDEAFTSEPFRVHTRWIETGWDNQVPPYTAAPAAGEEPEERQTVVVEVGGRRLEVSLPAGLAAGGGAPAAAGGGARPRRRSGGHGAAAASGDALTSPMQGTIVKVAVADGDTVAEGDLVVVLEAMKMEQSITAHKAGTVGGLSAEVGATVTSGAVICTIADAG, from the coding sequence GTGCAGAAGGTCCTGATCGCCAACCGGGGCGAGATCGCCGTCCGGGTCGCCCGTGCCTGCCGGGACGCCGGGCTGACCAGCGTGGCGGTCTACGCCGAGCCCGACCGGGACGCGCTGCACGTCCGCACGGCCGACGAGGCCTACGCCCTCGGGGGGACGACGCCCGGCGACTCCTACCTGGTGATCGACAAGGTGCTCGCCGCGGCGGAGCAGTCCGGCGCCGACGCCGTGCACCCCGGGTACGGCTTCCTGTCGGAGAACGCCGACTTCGCCCGGGCGGTCATCGACGCCGGGCTGACCTGGATCGGCCCCTCCCCCGAGGCGATCGTCGCGCTCGGCGACAAGGTCCAGGCGCGGCACATCGCCACCCGGGTCGGCGCCCCCCTCGTGCCCGGCACCACCGACCCGGTCTCCGGCGCCGACGAGGTCATCGCCTTCGCCGAGGAGCACGGGCTGCCGGTGGCCATCAAGGCGGCCTTCGGCGGCGGCGGGCGCGGGCTCAAGGTCGCCCGCACCACCGACGAGATCCCCGAGCTGTTCGACTCCGCCGTCCGCGAGGCCGTGGCCGCCTTCGGCCGCGGCGAGTGCTTCGTCGAGCGGTTCCTGGACCAGCCGCGGCACGTCGAGGCACAGGTGCTCGCCGACACCCACGGCACCGTGATCGTCGTCGGCACCCGCGACTGCTCGCTGCAGCGGCGCAACCAGAAGCTGGTCGAGGAGGCCCCGGCGCCGTTCCTCACCGACGAGCAGCGCGAGCGCATCCACTCCTCGGCCAAGGCCATCTGCGCCGAGGCCGGCTACTCCGGCGCCGGCACCGTGGAGTACCTGGTCGGCGCCGACGGCTCGATCTCCTTCCTGGAGGTCAACACCCGGCTGCAGGTCGAGCACCCGGTCAGCGAGGAGACCTCCGGCCTGGACCTGGTGCGCCAGCAGTTCCGCATCGCCGAGGGCCTGCCGCTGGAGGTCACCGAGGACCCGACCCCGCGCGGGCACAGCATCGAGTTCCGGATCAACGCCGAGGACGCCGGCCGCGGCTTCGTCCCCGCGCCCGGCCCGGTGACCCGGCTGGAGGTCCCGCAGGGCCCCGGCGTGCGCTGGGACTCCGGCGTCGAGGCCGGCGGCGAGGTCGCCGGCGCGTTCGACTCGATGCTGGCCAAGCTGGTCGTCACCGGCGCCACGCGCACCGAGGCCCTGGAGCGGGCCCGCCGGGCGCTGGACGAGCTGGTCGTCGAGGGCATGCCGACGGTCGTCCCGTTCCACCGGGCCGTCGTCCGCGACGAGGCGTTCACCAGCGAGCCGTTCCGGGTGCACACCCGCTGGATCGAGACCGGGTGGGACAACCAGGTCCCGCCGTACACCGCCGCCCCGGCTGCGGGCGAGGAGCCCGAGGAGCGGCAGACGGTCGTCGTCGAGGTCGGCGGACGCCGCCTGGAGGTGTCGCTGCCCGCCGGCCTGGCCGCCGGCGGGGGGGCCCCGGCCGCCGCCGGTGGTGGGGCCAGGCCGCGCAGGCGCAGCGGCGGGCACGGCGCGGCGGCGGCGTCCGGGGACGCCCTGACCAGCCCCATGCAGGGGACGATCGTCAAGGTCGCCGTCGCCGACGGGGACACCGTGGCCGAGGGCGACCTGGTCGTCGTCCTGGAGGCCATGAAGATGGAGCAGTCCATCACCGCGCACAAGGCCGGCACGGTCGGCGGGCTGTCCGCCGAGGTCGGCGCCACGGTCACCAGCGGCGCGGTCATCTGCACCATCGCCGACGCCGGCTGA
- a CDS encoding reprolysin-like metallopeptidase gives MHPHRFAPAPRRRSLRALAGVATVLALSLAVPATAARAEAAPAPVADTVVGEVVRAWPEAGLAGSAAEEEHAEAPLTWVQDASGEAVRVPTDAVAGLPVGSTVEVTVGGQVTDVAAQEGLEPARDVLASTLLQTAPEVRAARVAGLTNQVTVAMAVPAGGTVDGATLASVVDAVDGPVAGFWAEETGGAVRLGVTAAHDWVRTAAGCADPTALWDEVAERTGFQAGPGRHLLVYVSSLPRDLAGCSYALGQVGTGVGSGGRVYVRDVLPSVIAHELGHNFGLGHSSAHQCDAAVETGACRTAPYRDHYDVMGASWDSVGSLSAPQAAQLGVLPADAQLPVAAGGPATPVTLAPLSARSGTRAVRLTDATGGTYWLELRTATGRDAWLGSADNRFALDAGVLLRRTGGMPDTALLLDGTPSPAARWDDDWQSALPVGLPVAVAGGAFTVTVDAVTAAGAALTVVPAAGAAVPVTPLPPGTTPEVLAAAPAAPLHTAGPAAPPAAADAGTTAPGAGPVPSDPPATALPAGVDAPAPVPAAGRTASGEAPALALLSGVGVAGAAAWTLVRRWRRRT, from the coding sequence ATGCACCCTCACCGGTTCGCCCCCGCCCCCCGCCGCCGCTCGCTGCGCGCGCTGGCCGGCGTGGCGACCGTGCTGGCCCTCTCCCTCGCGGTGCCGGCGACGGCCGCCCGGGCCGAGGCGGCCCCCGCCCCCGTGGCCGACACGGTCGTCGGCGAGGTCGTCCGAGCCTGGCCCGAGGCCGGCCTGGCCGGCTCGGCCGCGGAGGAGGAGCACGCCGAGGCGCCGCTGACCTGGGTGCAGGACGCGTCGGGTGAGGCCGTCCGGGTGCCCACCGACGCGGTGGCCGGCCTGCCGGTCGGCTCCACCGTCGAGGTCACCGTGGGCGGGCAGGTCACCGACGTCGCGGCGCAGGAGGGCCTGGAGCCGGCTCGCGACGTGCTGGCCAGCACGCTGCTGCAGACGGCGCCGGAGGTCCGTGCCGCGCGGGTCGCGGGCCTCACCAACCAGGTCACCGTGGCCATGGCCGTCCCGGCCGGTGGCACGGTGGACGGCGCGACGCTGGCCTCGGTGGTCGACGCCGTCGACGGGCCGGTCGCGGGCTTCTGGGCCGAGGAGACCGGCGGTGCCGTCCGGCTGGGTGTGACCGCCGCACACGACTGGGTGCGGACCGCGGCCGGCTGCGCGGACCCGACCGCGCTGTGGGACGAGGTCGCCGAGCGCACCGGCTTCCAGGCCGGGCCGGGCCGGCACCTGCTCGTCTACGTCAGCAGCCTGCCGCGCGACCTCGCCGGCTGCTCCTACGCGCTCGGCCAGGTGGGCACCGGGGTCGGTTCCGGCGGGCGGGTGTACGTCCGCGACGTGCTGCCGTCGGTGATCGCCCACGAGCTGGGCCACAACTTCGGCCTCGGGCACTCCTCGGCGCACCAGTGCGACGCCGCCGTGGAGACCGGCGCCTGCCGCACCGCCCCCTACCGCGACCACTACGACGTCATGGGCGCCTCCTGGGACTCCGTCGGGTCGCTCAGCGCCCCGCAGGCGGCCCAGCTGGGCGTGCTGCCGGCCGACGCCCAGCTGCCCGTCGCGGCGGGCGGGCCGGCGACGCCGGTCACCCTCGCCCCGCTGTCGGCCCGCTCGGGCACCCGGGCGGTGCGGCTGACCGACGCGACCGGCGGTACGTACTGGCTGGAGCTGCGCACCGCCACCGGCCGGGACGCCTGGCTCGGCTCGGCCGACAACCGGTTCGCCCTGGACGCCGGCGTCCTGCTGCGCCGCACCGGTGGGATGCCGGACACCGCGCTGCTGCTCGACGGCACCCCGTCGCCGGCCGCGCGGTGGGACGACGACTGGCAGTCCGCACTGCCCGTCGGCCTGCCGGTGGCCGTCGCCGGCGGGGCCTTCACCGTCACCGTGGACGCCGTCACCGCGGCGGGCGCGGCGCTGACCGTCGTCCCCGCCGCCGGCGCCGCCGTCCCGGTGACGCCGCTGCCCCCGGGGACCACCCCCGAGGTGCTGGCCGCCGCGCCGGCCGCGCCGCTGCACACAGCCGGACCGGCGGCGCCGCCGGCGGCCGCGGACGCCGGCACCACTGCCCCCGGCGCCGGACCGGTCCCGTCGGACCCGCCGGCGACCGCACTGCCGGCCGGCGTCGACGCGCCGGCGCCGGTGCCGGCGGCGGGACGGACGGCGAGCGGCGAGGCGCCGGCGCTCGCGCTGCTGTCCGGGGTCGGCGTGGCCGGCGCGGCCGCCTGGACCCTCGTGCGCCGGTGGCGTCGCCGGACCTGA
- a CDS encoding IS481 family transposase produces MLHANAALTPRQRLQMARLIVEEKWPATRAAERFGVSATTARRWADRYRTEGAAGMTDRSSRPHTSPTKTDPARTKRIVSLRLRKRWGPVRLAAETGVAPSTAGAVLRRCSIGRLSRLERRERVVVRYEREAPGELLHVDVKKLGNIPAGGGWRFLGRVQGKVNRHLDGGRARSRYRNPLMGHGFIHVVLDDHSRLAYAEICEDETGPTAAAVLRRAADWFAARGVTARRVLTDNGGCYRSRNWAAACAELGIAAKRTRPYRPQTNGKVERFNRTMTSEWAFAQLFTSEADRRAAFPGWLHAYNHHRPHTGIGGHPPISRLTNLPGQYT; encoded by the coding sequence GTGCTCCACGCTAATGCCGCACTGACACCACGCCAGCGGCTGCAGATGGCCCGACTCATCGTCGAGGAGAAGTGGCCGGCGACGCGGGCCGCCGAGCGCTTCGGTGTCTCGGCAACCACCGCCCGGCGCTGGGCCGACCGCTACCGCACCGAAGGCGCCGCCGGCATGACCGACCGCTCCAGCCGGCCCCACACCAGCCCGACCAAGACCGATCCGGCGAGGACGAAGCGGATCGTGTCGCTGCGGCTGCGTAAGCGCTGGGGGCCGGTTCGGTTGGCCGCCGAGACTGGCGTGGCGCCCTCCACGGCCGGAGCGGTGCTGCGCCGCTGCAGCATCGGCCGGCTGTCTCGTCTCGAGCGCCGCGAGCGGGTGGTCGTGCGCTATGAACGCGAGGCGCCCGGTGAGCTGCTGCACGTCGACGTGAAGAAGCTGGGCAACATCCCCGCCGGCGGCGGGTGGCGCTTCCTCGGCCGGGTCCAGGGCAAAGTCAACCGGCACCTCGACGGCGGCCGGGCCCGAAGCCGCTATCGCAACCCGCTGATGGGCCACGGGTTCATCCACGTCGTCCTCGACGACCACTCTCGACTGGCCTACGCCGAAATCTGTGAGGACGAGACCGGCCCCACCGCCGCCGCGGTGCTGCGCCGGGCGGCCGACTGGTTCGCCGCTCGCGGGGTGACCGCTCGCCGGGTGCTGACCGACAACGGCGGCTGCTACCGCAGTCGCAACTGGGCCGCTGCCTGCGCCGAGCTGGGCATCGCTGCGAAGCGGACCCGGCCCTACCGGCCGCAGACCAACGGCAAGGTCGAGCGGTTCAACCGCACCATGACCAGCGAATGGGCCTTCGCCCAGCTGTTCACCAGCGAAGCCGACCGCCGCGCGGCCTTCCCTGGTTGGCTACACGCCTACAACCACCACCGGCCCCACACCGGCATCGGCGGCCACCCGCCCATCAGCCGCCTGACCAACCTCCCCGGTCAGTACACCTAG
- a CDS encoding NAD(P)H-quinone dehydrogenase: protein MTRIVIIGGGPAGYEAALVAASLGAQVAVVERDGIGGASVLTDCVPSKTFIASAGVMSSVRDSTSLGVRGSELTTVGIDLAAVNQRVKGLAVAQSADVRARLVSEGVRVVAGQGRLSDERRGLAEHRVEVLDAEGTVTETLECDVVLVATGADPRVLPGAEPDHERILDWRDVYDIDEMPEHLVVVGSGVTGAEFASGYLEAGVPVTLVSSRDRVLPGEDPDAAEVLEDVFQSRGGRLERGRAAGVRRTEKGVVVELTDGRTVEGSHALMTVGTVPNTAGLNLEGTGVELSPSGHVVVDRVSRTSVSGVYAAGDVTGVFQLASVAAMQGRIAMWHALGEAVTPIRLKTVSANVFTHPEIATVGVQEKTMPEGADIEVVRLPLATNARAKMADLHDGFVKLFARQATGVVVGGVVVAPGASELVLPIALAVTKGLTVSDLAQTFAIYPSLSGSITEAGRRLMRADALA from the coding sequence ATGACCCGCATCGTGATCATCGGTGGCGGACCGGCCGGCTACGAGGCCGCGCTGGTCGCCGCATCCCTCGGTGCGCAGGTCGCCGTGGTGGAGCGGGACGGCATCGGCGGGGCCAGCGTGCTCACCGACTGCGTCCCCTCGAAGACCTTCATCGCCTCGGCCGGCGTGATGAGCAGCGTCCGGGACTCGACCTCCCTCGGCGTGCGCGGCTCGGAGCTGACCACCGTCGGCATCGACCTGGCCGCGGTCAACCAGCGGGTCAAGGGCCTGGCGGTGGCGCAGTCCGCCGACGTCCGGGCGCGGCTGGTCAGCGAGGGCGTGCGGGTCGTGGCCGGGCAGGGCCGGCTCTCCGACGAGCGCCGCGGCCTGGCCGAGCACCGGGTGGAGGTGCTGGACGCCGAGGGCACGGTCACCGAGACGCTGGAGTGCGACGTCGTCCTCGTCGCCACCGGCGCCGACCCGCGCGTGCTGCCCGGCGCCGAGCCCGACCACGAGCGGATCCTCGACTGGCGCGACGTCTACGACATCGACGAGATGCCCGAGCACCTGGTGGTCGTCGGCTCCGGGGTGACCGGCGCGGAGTTCGCCTCCGGCTACCTGGAGGCCGGCGTCCCGGTCACCCTGGTGTCCTCGCGCGACCGGGTGCTGCCCGGGGAGGACCCCGACGCCGCCGAGGTGCTCGAGGACGTCTTCCAGTCCCGCGGCGGCCGGCTGGAGCGCGGGCGCGCCGCCGGGGTGCGGCGCACCGAGAAGGGCGTGGTGGTCGAGCTGACCGACGGGCGCACCGTCGAGGGCTCGCACGCGCTGATGACCGTCGGCACCGTGCCCAACACCGCCGGGCTGAACCTGGAGGGCACCGGCGTGGAGCTCTCGCCGTCCGGGCACGTGGTCGTCGACCGCGTCTCGCGGACCAGCGTGTCCGGGGTGTACGCCGCCGGCGACGTCACCGGGGTGTTCCAGCTGGCGTCGGTCGCTGCGATGCAGGGCCGGATCGCGATGTGGCACGCGCTCGGCGAGGCGGTCACCCCGATCCGGCTCAAGACGGTGTCGGCCAACGTCTTCACCCACCCGGAGATCGCCACCGTCGGGGTGCAGGAGAAGACCATGCCCGAGGGTGCCGACATCGAGGTGGTGCGGCTGCCGCTGGCCACCAACGCGCGGGCCAAGATGGCCGACCTGCACGACGGGTTCGTCAAGCTCTTCGCCCGGCAGGCGACCGGCGTGGTCGTCGGCGGCGTGGTGGTCGCCCCGGGGGCCTCCGAGCTGGTGCTGCCGATCGCGCTGGCGGTCACCAAGGGGCTGACGGTCAGCGACCTGGCGCAGACCTTCGCGATCTACCCGTCGCTGTCCGGGTCGATCACCGAGGCCGGCCGGCGGCTGATGCGGGCCGACGCGCTCGCCTAG
- a CDS encoding gamma-glutamylcyclotransferase — translation MGLYAAYGSNMDPAQMLRRCPSSPHTGTGWINGWRLTFGGEELGWEGALATLVPDDTTPGEALSPGVFVALYDLTEADEQALDAWEGADSGLYRKLRLQVHTLTGDRVAYVYVLDAFEGGLPSARYLGALADAAEAAGAPDDYLAELRTRECRSTGV, via the coding sequence ATGGGCCTCTACGCCGCCTACGGGTCGAACATGGACCCCGCCCAGATGCTCCGGCGCTGTCCCTCCTCCCCGCACACCGGCACCGGCTGGATCAACGGCTGGCGGCTGACCTTCGGGGGCGAGGAGCTGGGCTGGGAGGGTGCGCTGGCCACCCTCGTCCCGGACGACACCACCCCGGGCGAGGCGCTGTCCCCCGGCGTCTTCGTCGCCCTCTACGACCTCACCGAGGCCGACGAGCAGGCCCTGGACGCCTGGGAGGGCGCCGACTCCGGCCTGTACCGCAAGCTGCGCCTGCAGGTGCACACCCTGACCGGGGACCGGGTCGCCTACGTGTACGTGCTCGACGCCTTCGAGGGCGGGCTGCCGTCGGCGCGGTACCTGGGCGCGCTGGCCGACGCTGCTGAGGCCGCCGGCGCCCCCGACGACTACCTCGCCGAGCTCCGCACCCGGGAGTGCCGCTCCACCGGCGTCTGA
- a CDS encoding alpha/beta fold hydrolase, with protein sequence MPIENPYYSAAVHGDFQVADLGDLPLEEGATLRGCQLAYQTLGTLNAAKDNAVLVTSWYSGNHSVMRDTYVGPGRAIDPAEHFVVLVNQLGSGLGSSPHNTAGPYGRARFPRVRIGDDVVAQERLLREVLGVEELALVFGGSMGAQQTYEWAVRFPDRVKRAAPLAGTARSYQHCVLFTQTLVDALTSDPGYAGGWYRDSEDVRGGLQRHAGLFALYVLSNDFWTGEHWRALGFSSPEDFVIGFLEAYFAPMDAGDLLTQAWKWQHGDVSRHTGGDLAAALGRITAKTLVMPISTDRFFPPEDCAAEQALIPGSELRVIEDVHGHASLFGLTPAYLEQVDDALRGLLST encoded by the coding sequence GTGCCGATCGAGAACCCGTACTACTCCGCCGCGGTCCACGGCGACTTCCAGGTCGCCGACCTCGGCGACCTCCCGCTGGAGGAGGGCGCCACGCTCCGCGGCTGCCAGCTGGCCTACCAGACGCTGGGCACGCTGAACGCGGCGAAGGACAACGCGGTGCTGGTCACCAGCTGGTACTCCGGCAACCACTCGGTCATGCGGGACACCTACGTCGGCCCGGGCCGGGCGATCGACCCGGCAGAGCACTTCGTCGTCCTGGTCAACCAGCTCGGCAGCGGGCTCGGCAGCTCGCCGCACAACACCGCCGGGCCCTACGGGCGGGCCCGCTTCCCGCGGGTGCGCATCGGGGACGACGTCGTGGCCCAGGAACGGCTGCTGCGCGAGGTGCTCGGCGTGGAGGAGCTGGCGCTGGTGTTCGGCGGGTCGATGGGCGCCCAGCAGACCTACGAGTGGGCCGTGCGGTTCCCGGACCGGGTGAAGCGGGCCGCGCCGCTGGCCGGCACCGCCCGCAGCTACCAGCACTGCGTCCTGTTCACCCAGACACTGGTCGACGCGCTCACCTCCGACCCCGGGTACGCCGGCGGCTGGTACCGCGACAGCGAGGACGTCCGCGGCGGGCTGCAGCGGCACGCAGGGCTGTTCGCGCTGTACGTGCTGTCCAACGACTTCTGGACCGGGGAGCACTGGCGGGCGCTGGGGTTCAGCTCGCCGGAGGACTTCGTGATCGGCTTCCTGGAGGCCTACTTCGCCCCGATGGACGCCGGGGACCTGCTCACCCAGGCGTGGAAGTGGCAGCACGGCGACGTCAGCCGGCACACCGGCGGGGACCTCGCCGCGGCCCTGGGCCGGATCACGGCGAAGACCCTGGTCATGCCGATCAGCACCGACCGGTTCTTCCCGCCCGAGGACTGCGCCGCCGAGCAGGCGCTGATCCCCGGCAGCGAGCTGCGGGTCATCGAGGACGTGCACGGCCACGCCTCCCTGTTCGGGCTGACCCCGGCCTACCTCGAGCAGGTGGACGACGCGCTGCGGGGCCTGCTGTCGACCTGA
- the meaB gene encoding methylmalonyl Co-A mutase-associated GTPase MeaB — protein sequence MGRETDVPALAERVLAGDRRAVARAITLVESRRADHRERAQELLVELLPHTGGARRVGISGVPGVGKSTFIDQLGVTLTAAGSRVAVLAVDPSSARSGGSILGDKTRMARLAVDPAAFVRPSPTSGTLGGVAQATRESMVVVEAAGHDVVLVETVGVGQSETTVAEMVDSFLFLTLARTGDQLQGIKRGILEIADVIAVNKADGDQAMPARKAARELAGAIRMLRGHDEEWDVPVLTCAGLTGQGLDEVWAKLVEHQERARASGAFEERRRSQQVRWTRQLVRDGLEHRLRAHPGVRAAAPELEKAVLAGELTPALAARQLLETFLAAPEV from the coding sequence ATGGGTCGGGAGACCGACGTCCCAGCTCTGGCCGAGAGGGTGCTCGCCGGGGACCGGCGGGCGGTGGCGCGCGCCATCACGCTGGTCGAGTCGCGGCGGGCCGACCACCGGGAGCGGGCTCAGGAGCTGCTGGTCGAGCTGCTGCCGCACACCGGCGGCGCCCGGCGGGTGGGGATCAGCGGCGTGCCCGGGGTGGGCAAGTCGACGTTCATCGACCAGCTCGGGGTGACGCTGACGGCGGCCGGGTCGCGGGTCGCCGTCCTCGCCGTCGACCCGTCGTCGGCGCGCTCGGGCGGGTCGATCCTGGGGGACAAGACGCGCATGGCGCGGCTGGCCGTCGACCCGGCGGCGTTCGTCCGGCCCTCCCCGACGTCGGGCACGCTCGGCGGGGTCGCCCAGGCCACCCGGGAGTCGATGGTCGTCGTCGAGGCGGCCGGCCACGACGTCGTCCTGGTGGAGACCGTGGGCGTCGGGCAGTCGGAGACCACCGTCGCGGAGATGGTCGACTCCTTCCTGTTCCTGACGCTGGCCCGCACCGGTGACCAGCTGCAGGGCATCAAGCGCGGCATCCTGGAGATCGCCGACGTGATCGCGGTGAACAAGGCCGACGGGGACCAGGCGATGCCCGCCCGCAAGGCCGCCCGCGAGCTGGCGGGGGCGATCCGGATGCTGCGCGGGCACGACGAGGAGTGGGACGTCCCGGTGCTCACCTGCGCCGGGCTCACCGGCCAGGGCCTGGACGAGGTGTGGGCCAAGCTGGTCGAGCACCAGGAGCGGGCGCGCGCGTCCGGGGCGTTCGAGGAGCGGCGACGCTCGCAGCAGGTGCGCTGGACCCGGCAGCTGGTGCGCGACGGGCTGGAGCACCGGCTGCGCGCGCACCCCGGCGTGCGGGCCGCCGCACCGGAGCTGGAGAAGGCGGTGCTGGCCGGCGAGCTGACCCCCGCGCTGGCCGCCCGGCAGCTGCTGGAGACCTTCCTCGCCGCACCCGAGGTGTGA